From one Burkholderia pyrrocinia genomic stretch:
- a CDS encoding TetR/AcrR family transcriptional regulator yields MAEVTERAPSKRRTRGRPLADASVGPDVILRAARRTFAKRGYDATSVREVARELGVDAALIAHHFGTKETLWLAVVEQIVELAEPMFDALRALRTSSLPHRDRVRRALELCVDHEFDEPDMGMFFSTAATEVGGRLDRLQERIVRPYHDVMFPLLSDAVQAGAIRAVDPNVLFFMFASAIGTTVSYSHMMLEFTSLPTQRDAFRQAVLDVALNLLGD; encoded by the coding sequence GTGGCTGAAGTCACTGAGCGCGCGCCGTCGAAGCGGCGTACGCGCGGGCGGCCGCTGGCGGATGCGTCCGTCGGTCCGGACGTGATATTGCGGGCCGCGCGCCGCACGTTCGCAAAGCGTGGCTACGACGCGACGAGCGTGCGCGAAGTCGCGCGCGAGCTGGGCGTCGACGCGGCACTGATCGCCCATCATTTCGGGACGAAGGAAACGTTGTGGCTGGCCGTCGTCGAGCAGATCGTCGAACTCGCCGAGCCGATGTTCGACGCGCTGCGTGCGTTGCGCACGTCGTCACTGCCGCATCGCGACCGTGTGCGGCGCGCACTCGAGCTGTGCGTCGACCACGAGTTCGACGAGCCCGACATGGGCATGTTCTTCTCGACGGCGGCGACCGAAGTGGGCGGGCGGCTCGACCGGCTGCAGGAGCGGATCGTGCGGCCGTATCACGACGTGATGTTCCCGCTGCTGTCGGACGCCGTGCAGGCCGGCGCGATTCGCGCGGTCGATCCGAACGTGCTGTTCTTCATGTTCGCGAGCGCGATCGGCACGACGGTGTCGTACAGCCACATGATGCTGGAGTTCACTTCGCTGCCGACGCAGCGGGACGCGTTCCGGCAGGCCGTGCTCGACGTCGCGCTCAACCTCCTCGGCGACTG